In the genome of Bradyrhizobium sp. CB3481, the window ATTTTGTCGCGAGCTCCTCGCAATGACGTGGATGGTGCTTGCCCCAGACGTCAATTCAGCATCTTCGTATCATCAGGCGCCTGCGGCGGCGTCTTGATGGCGATCGCCTTCAGCGTCCGGCCGTCCGGCTTGGTGCCGCCATGCGCGGTGCCCTTCGGGATCACGACGAGGTCGCCGGGCTTGACCCGCACTTCCTTGTCGCCGAGCCAGATCGTGCCGGTGCCATCGAGGATGTACTGGATCTCGTTGGTGTTGGGGTGCATGTGCTTGCCGACATTGCCGTCCTGAATCGAGATGGTCATGCCGTCGGCGGACACGAACATCCTTGAGCGCATCCCGGTGCCCGAGGGCATGCCGAGCGCGTCGCCTTCGAGTTCGCCGGTATGGATGACCTGCGCGGTGATGTTCTCGGCGGCAAGGGCTGGGCGCAGCAGGTGGGTGATGCTGCAACCGGCGGCAAAGGCGGCGACCAGCGAAAGCATGGTAGCTGTGCGATTCATGGGCAGTCCTCCCCTGTGTTGTTTGTTGTGCACCCATGCTATGCCGCCGGCTACGGCGTGACCAGCGGCCACCGTCATTCCGAGGCTCGCGAAGCGAGAACTATGATGTGCAATTGCACATCTGAGAATCTATCGACCCGCAGGCTCTGTCGATAGATGGATTCCGGGTTCGTGCTGCGCACGCCCCGGAATGACGGCAGGGGCAGCTTCTCAACGCCAGTACGCTGTTCTATCTTGTCGCCCAACAAATGGAGGAACCCCATGAAGAAACTGTTCGGCCGCCTGGCGGCATCTCTGCTGGCGCTGGCGTTGACCACGGGATTCGCCGCGGCGCAAAGCAAGGTCACCATCGCGGTCGGGGGCGGGTCCTGTCTGTGTTATCTGCCGACGGTGCTCGCCAAACAGCTTGGCGAATATGACAAGGCGGGCGTGACCGTCGAACTGGTCGACCTCAAGGGCGGCTCGGACGCGCTCAAGGCCGTGCTCGGCGGCAGCGCCGACGTTGTCTCCGGCTATTTCGATCACTGCGTCAACCTGGCCGCCAAGAAGCAGGAACTGCAGTCCTTCGTGATCTATGACCGTTATCCCGGCCTTGTGCTGGTGGTCTCGCCCTCGAAGACATCAGAGATCAAGTCGGTCAAGGACCTCGCCGGGAAGAAGGTCGGCGTCAGCGCGCCCGGCTCCTCGACCGACTTCTTCCTGAAATACCTGCTCAAGAAAAACGGCCTCGATCCGACCAGCGCCGCGGTGATCGGCGTCGGCCTTGGCGCGACCGCTGTCGCGGCGATGCAGCAGGGGCAGATCGATGCCGCCGTGATGCTCGATCCGGCCGTCACGGTGTTGCAGGGCGGCCATCCGGATCTGAAGATCCTGGCCGACACCCGAAGCCAGAAGGACACGCTGGCCCTGTTCGGCGGCGAATATCCGGGCGGCGCGCTCTATACCACCACGGCCTGGATCAAGTCGCACGAGAAGGAAGTGCAGGCGCTGACCAACGCGATCGTCAATACGCTCGCCTGGATCCATTCGCACTCGCCGGAAGACATCATGGCGAAGATGCCCGATGAAATCGTCGGTAAGAACAAGGAGCAATATCTCGCCGCGCTGAAGAACACGATCCCGATGTATTCGGAGACCGGCAAGATGGACCCCAAGGGCGCGGAAGCCGTGCTCGCCGTGTTCAGCGAGGGCTCGCCCGAGGTCGCCAAGGCCAATATCGACATGACCAAGACCTGGACCAACAAATATGTCGAGCAGGCTCCGAAGACCGCCGGCACTGGTTCGAAGTGACGTCCG includes:
- a CDS encoding cupin domain-containing protein; protein product: MNRTATMLSLVAAFAAGCSITHLLRPALAAENITAQVIHTGELEGDALGMPSGTGMRSRMFVSADGMTISIQDGNVGKHMHPNTNEIQYILDGTGTIWLGDKEVRVKPGDLVVIPKGTAHGGTKPDGRTLKAIAIKTPPQAPDDTKMLN
- a CDS encoding ABC transporter substrate-binding protein, translating into MKKLFGRLAASLLALALTTGFAAAQSKVTIAVGGGSCLCYLPTVLAKQLGEYDKAGVTVELVDLKGGSDALKAVLGGSADVVSGYFDHCVNLAAKKQELQSFVIYDRYPGLVLVVSPSKTSEIKSVKDLAGKKVGVSAPGSSTDFFLKYLLKKNGLDPTSAAVIGVGLGATAVAAMQQGQIDAAVMLDPAVTVLQGGHPDLKILADTRSQKDTLALFGGEYPGGALYTTTAWIKSHEKEVQALTNAIVNTLAWIHSHSPEDIMAKMPDEIVGKNKEQYLAALKNTIPMYSETGKMDPKGAEAVLAVFSEGSPEVAKANIDMTKTWTNKYVEQAPKTAGTGSK